One window of the Armatimonadota bacterium genome contains the following:
- a CDS encoding PIN domain-containing protein codes for MILTDAGPLVAIVDRGEPDHKKCVDALAKLPGPMLTTWPAFTEAMYLLGDAAGWQAQEVLWRLQQRGDLVVEMPARLDRAAELMRRYRDLPMDLADATLVALAEERGLGTIFSLDRDFQVYRLARGKPFKVIP; via the coding sequence GTGATTCTCACCGACGCAGGGCCTCTCGTCGCCATCGTTGACCGGGGCGAACCCGACCACAAGAAGTGCGTGGATGCGCTGGCCAAGCTGCCCGGACCCATGCTGACGACATGGCCCGCGTTCACCGAGGCGATGTATCTTCTCGGCGATGCCGCGGGCTGGCAGGCACAGGAAGTGTTGTGGCGACTTCAGCAGCGAGGAGACTTGGTCGTGGAAATGCCTGCACGCCTCGACCGTGCAGCCGAGCTCATGAGGCGATACCGTGACCTGCCCATGGACTTGGCCGACGCCACGCTCGTTGCTCTCGCCGAGGAGCGCGGGCTCGGAACGATCTTCTCCCTGGACAGAGATTTCCAGGTGTACCGATTGGCACGTGGCAAGCCGTTCAAGGTCATCCCTTGA
- a CDS encoding aminopeptidase P family protein, giving the protein MAGEDQGPHRSMDIKKATQRMSARGMDALLVSAPKNVAHVTGFGSLMGEMWYEAGLPTAWALVPATGSNLAMVVAENEIAGARASSGIEDVRGYPIWVDLDSVSDADVAAPDIAAALREARSARLKPERRPGFFGTVVILDVLRQLLMARGLLDAHIGLDLDFISQGAFTRLHEALPGVTFVDASPLLRELRSIKTPQEIAHLRTAVWVAEQGILAAVEGVSETTSHADIRLRFQMGALQAVQRRGVSGFRMAGASVRIGPHPWVSTPDATIRPGDQIMFDCGADVCGLHSDIARTFVYARANEAQRRIQSALVRAHDAALAAVRPGSRFCDVYFAGMEAMRAAGFGTYLRGHIGHSIGLDPLEETPVISAAEVRVLEPGMVLAVELPWYIDGIGGFQCEDVVCLTEAGFEDFNTLTRDLVVI; this is encoded by the coding sequence ATGGCCGGGGAGGACCAGGGGCCGCACAGATCCATGGACATAAAGAAGGCGACTCAGCGCATGTCTGCTCGCGGGATGGACGCCCTGCTCGTGTCGGCGCCAAAGAACGTGGCGCACGTGACAGGCTTTGGCAGCCTCATGGGCGAGATGTGGTACGAGGCCGGCCTGCCCACTGCATGGGCCCTGGTGCCGGCTACAGGCTCGAACCTTGCCATGGTCGTGGCCGAGAACGAAATCGCAGGGGCCCGCGCCTCTTCGGGCATTGAGGATGTCCGCGGGTATCCGATATGGGTCGATCTCGACAGCGTGTCCGACGCGGATGTGGCCGCGCCTGACATCGCCGCTGCGCTGCGCGAGGCGCGGTCGGCCCGGCTCAAACCAGAGCGGCGGCCGGGCTTCTTTGGCACGGTAGTCATCCTCGACGTGCTGAGGCAACTCCTGATGGCGCGAGGCCTGCTGGACGCGCACATCGGGCTCGACCTCGACTTCATCTCTCAGGGCGCGTTCACGCGGCTCCATGAGGCCCTGCCGGGCGTCACGTTCGTGGACGCAAGCCCGCTGCTGCGAGAACTGCGATCGATCAAGACACCGCAGGAGATCGCCCACCTGCGCACCGCCGTCTGGGTGGCCGAGCAGGGCATTCTCGCGGCCGTAGAGGGCGTGAGCGAGACGACGAGCCACGCCGACATCCGCCTTCGATTCCAGATGGGCGCGCTTCAGGCAGTTCAGCGCCGCGGGGTGTCCGGATTCCGCATGGCCGGGGCCAGCGTTCGCATTGGGCCACATCCCTGGGTCAGCACGCCGGACGCGACCATCCGCCCGGGCGACCAGATCATGTTCGACTGCGGCGCCGACGTCTGCGGCCTTCATTCGGACATCGCCCGCACCTTCGTCTACGCCCGGGCCAACGAGGCGCAAAGACGGATCCAATCCGCACTCGTTCGCGCGCACGACGCCGCCCTGGCCGCAGTGCGGCCCGGCAGCCGATTCTGTGACGTCTATTTCGCCGGCATGGAGGCCATGCGCGCAGCCGGTTTCGGCACGTACCTCCGGGGGCACATCGGCCACAGCATCGGCCTGGACCCCCTCGAGGAGACGCCGGTGATCAGCGCGGCGGAAGTGCGCGTGCTTGAGCCCGGCATGGTCCTCGCCGTCGAGCTTCCGTGGTACATCGACGGCATCGGGGGCTTCCAATGTGAGGACGTTGTCTGCTTGACGGAGGCGGGATTCGAGGATTTCAACACGCTCACGCGCGATCTTGTTGTGATCTGA
- the secG gene encoding preprotein translocase subunit SecG, with amino-acid sequence MSDVLVIVHLVVSLSLVGIILLQGPKGEGLGAIGGSARMFHGPRPRESLMTRVTAVASILFVITGGILSFWR; translated from the coding sequence TTGAGCGACGTCCTGGTGATTGTTCACCTTGTCGTCTCGTTGTCCCTGGTGGGGATAATCCTGCTCCAGGGACCGAAGGGTGAGGGGTTGGGCGCCATCGGCGGGAGCGCCCGCATGTTCCATGGCCCCCGGCCGCGTGAATCGCTGATGACCCGTGTCACGGCCGTGGCTTCTATCCTGTTCGTGATTACAGGAGGCATTCTGTCCTTCTGGCGCTAG
- a CDS encoding ABC transporter permease yields MVGWALMHRYVARRLLGLVPLLFGISVVVFGLVHTAPGGPTAVYALGPDFTAQQQAEIERSLGLDRPLPVQYLAWVGGVLSGSWGTSYKDGRDVRVVILERIPATLTLMGTAYALSLLIAVPVGVFTATRPRSVARYVVNVLTLLGISVPTFWTGLLALMVFSAWLGLLPSGGMYTIGAPFSLLDRLRYLVMPALVLAFVNLAMWARYIHSSLIEVLQEDYIRTARAKGLASRVVVFRHALSNTLLVIVTLLGLSLPGLFSGALVTEAIFSWPGNGRLIIESLLGRNYPVLIADFMVLAVLAVLGNLAADVAYALVDPRIRVEARG; encoded by the coding sequence ATGGTGGGTTGGGCGCTGATGCACCGCTATGTGGCGCGACGGCTTCTGGGCCTCGTGCCACTCCTGTTCGGCATCTCGGTAGTGGTCTTTGGGCTCGTTCACACCGCGCCGGGCGGGCCGACCGCGGTGTACGCGCTCGGTCCGGACTTCACTGCGCAACAGCAGGCGGAGATCGAGCGCAGCCTGGGGCTTGACCGCCCGCTTCCGGTGCAGTACCTGGCCTGGGTCGGTGGGGTGCTTTCGGGGTCTTGGGGGACCTCGTACAAGGATGGCCGTGACGTTCGCGTCGTCATCCTGGAGCGCATACCCGCGACGCTGACGCTCATGGGGACCGCGTATGCCCTGTCGCTGTTGATCGCGGTCCCCGTGGGCGTGTTCACTGCTACGCGGCCGCGGAGCGTCGCTCGTTACGTGGTGAACGTGCTGACGCTCCTCGGCATCTCGGTACCGACCTTCTGGACCGGGCTCCTTGCGCTCATGGTCTTCTCTGCCTGGCTTGGTCTACTGCCTTCTGGAGGCATGTACACGATCGGCGCGCCTTTCTCTCTGCTCGACCGGCTCCGTTATCTCGTGATGCCGGCGCTTGTGCTGGCATTCGTGAACCTCGCGATGTGGGCGCGGTACATCCACTCAAGCCTCATCGAGGTCCTGCAGGAGGACTACATCCGCACGGCGCGCGCCAAGGGGCTGGCCTCGCGGGTGGTGGTCTTCAGGCACGCGCTGAGCAACACGCTGCTGGTGATCGTCACCCTGCTCGGCCTCTCTCTGCCCGGGTTGTTCTCCGGCGCGCTGGTCACCGAGGCCATCTTCTCGTGGCCGGGGAACGGACGTCTCATAATCGAATCGCTGCTCGGCAGGAACTACCCCGTGCTGATAGCTGACTTTATGGTCCTCGCGGTGCTTGCGGTTCTTGGCAACCTGGCCGCGGATGTCGCCTATGCCCTCGTCGATCCCCGGATCCGCGTCGAAGCGCGCGGCTAG
- a CDS encoding triose-phosphate isomerase, which translates to MRKGTRTPLVAGNWKMHTTVREARDLASGVASGLAGVVDVDVVVCPPFTALAEVGCVLGGSSVELGAQDLHWEARGAYTGEISAEMLWDLGCTYAIVGHSERRRLLGEEDEAVGRKVAAAASGELIPILCVGESLDEREAGRTERIIQTQARIGTLGLASEQAAQLVVAYEPVWAIGTGIPATGAEAGRIARLLREWLGEWFGGAAAGVRILYGGSVTPETIGEFVSQPEVDGALVGGASLNADTFTAIVRAVAI; encoded by the coding sequence ATGCGTAAGGGGACGCGCACGCCGCTTGTAGCCGGCAACTGGAAGATGCACACGACCGTGCGCGAGGCGCGCGACCTGGCCTCGGGGGTGGCGTCAGGCCTGGCCGGTGTCGTTGACGTGGACGTGGTCGTCTGTCCCCCGTTTACGGCGCTGGCCGAGGTCGGCTGCGTGCTGGGTGGATCGTCGGTCGAGCTCGGCGCCCAGGACCTGCACTGGGAGGCCAGGGGTGCCTACACGGGCGAGATCTCCGCGGAGATGCTCTGGGACCTGGGGTGCACCTATGCTATCGTGGGGCACTCGGAGCGCCGACGGCTGCTGGGTGAGGAGGATGAGGCGGTAGGCCGGAAGGTGGCGGCGGCCGCCTCCGGCGAGCTCATTCCGATCCTCTGCGTTGGGGAGTCGTTGGACGAGCGAGAGGCCGGTCGGACCGAGCGGATCATCCAGACCCAGGCGCGCATCGGGACGCTGGGACTGGCGAGTGAACAGGCGGCTCAGCTTGTTGTGGCCTATGAACCGGTTTGGGCCATTGGAACCGGCATTCCAGCCACCGGCGCCGAGGCCGGCCGCATCGCCCGGCTGCTACGGGAGTGGCTGGGTGAGTGGTTCGGTGGTGCCGCGGCGGGCGTACGCATCCTCTACGGCGGCAGCGTTACGCCGGAGACGATAGGCGAGTTCGTGAGCCAGCCCGAGGTGGACGGCGCGCTTGTGGGAGGCGCCAGTCTCAACGCGGACACTTTCACGGCGATCGTGCGGGCGGTCGCAATCTGA
- a CDS encoding OsmC family protein codes for MNISVSWTPGMRFDATAPEGTHFAMDAHREFGGSGAGPTPMETVLAALAGCTGMDVVSILKKMRAPLEALTIEVSAERAADHPKVFTAIHLRYRASGAGLQKEQVEKAANLSEERYCSVAAMLGQAARITYEVIVEGTATAA; via the coding sequence ATGAACATCTCGGTTTCGTGGACTCCTGGGATGCGGTTCGATGCCACCGCTCCGGAGGGTACGCACTTCGCAATGGACGCGCATCGCGAGTTCGGCGGGAGTGGGGCAGGCCCGACGCCGATGGAGACGGTGCTGGCCGCCCTGGCCGGCTGCACCGGCATGGACGTGGTCTCGATCCTCAAGAAGATGCGCGCCCCCCTCGAAGCGCTGACGATCGAGGTGAGCGCGGAGCGTGCCGCGGACCATCCCAAGGTGTTCACCGCGATCCACTTGCGCTACCGTGCCTCCGGAGCCGGCCTGCAGAAAGAGCAGGTCGAGAAGGCAGCCAACCTATCCGAGGAGCGGTACTGCTCGGTGGCCGCGATGCTGGGCCAGGCGGCGCGCATCACCTACGAGGTGATCGTGGAGGGTACTGCCACCGCCGCGTAG
- a CDS encoding ABC transporter permease: protein MSPMPSSIPGSASKRAASPTGPEAPGSIAPAYSRSWRDFRRNPLARFGAATIVVLICIAVFAPWLAPRDPDALDYFNAFSTPGRTAWLGTDPLGRDTLSRLIFATRVSLVVGLGVSGLTVLIGAALGATAGWSGGWVDSAISRLMDVLWSIPMLPLAMVLGAFIKVTPPLLVLLLGGISWVSVARLVRAQTMSLREQEFIAAARAIGLPNARIVIRHIIPNTTAPMVVAATLAVANAILAESALSFLGFGVDPSTPTWGNMLQNAQNYLRRAPWLSVFPGAMIALTVTSFNFVGDGLREAFDPRLKRR, encoded by the coding sequence ATGTCGCCTATGCCCTCGTCGATCCCCGGATCCGCGTCGAAGCGCGCGGCTAGCCCGACCGGCCCGGAGGCGCCGGGGTCGATTGCCCCCGCGTACTCGCGGAGCTGGCGCGACTTTCGCCGCAACCCGCTGGCTAGGTTTGGTGCCGCAACGATTGTCGTTCTCATCTGCATCGCCGTGTTTGCACCCTGGCTCGCCCCGCGCGACCCGGACGCCCTTGACTACTTCAACGCCTTCTCCACGCCCGGACGAACCGCATGGCTGGGCACCGACCCCCTCGGTCGCGACACCTTGAGTCGCCTGATATTCGCGACCCGTGTGTCGCTTGTCGTCGGGCTTGGGGTCTCGGGGCTTACGGTGCTGATCGGAGCCGCGCTGGGCGCGACGGCGGGGTGGAGCGGGGGGTGGGTTGACAGCGCGATCTCCCGTCTAATGGACGTGCTGTGGTCGATTCCGATGCTCCCGCTCGCCATGGTGCTCGGCGCCTTCATCAAGGTCACGCCGCCTCTACTTGTGCTGTTGCTGGGCGGGATCAGCTGGGTCAGCGTGGCCCGACTTGTCCGGGCGCAGACCATGTCGCTGCGCGAGCAGGAGTTCATTGCGGCGGCTCGTGCCATCGGTCTTCCGAACGCGCGCATCGTCATCCGGCATATCATCCCAAACACGACTGCGCCAATGGTTGTCGCAGCGACCCTGGCGGTTGCCAACGCCATTCTTGCCGAGTCCGCGCTGAGCTTTCTGGGATTTGGCGTCGATCCTTCCACCCCGACATGGGGCAACATGCTGCAGAACGCGCAGAACTACCTTAGGAGGGCGCCGTGGCTTTCGGTCTTCCCCGGCGCTATGATCGCGCTGACGGTAACCAGCTTCAACTTCGTCGGAGACGGCCTTCGCGAGGCGTTTGACCCCCGCCTGAAGCGGCGGTAG
- a CDS encoding aspartate/glutamate racemase family protein, with product MQLIGMIGGLSWESSAEYYRIINRLAQQRLGGVHSARTLMYSFDFGEIESLQHMGDWQAATRLMIDAAQRLERGGADFLLICSNTMHRMADDVAAAISIPLLHIADPTAARINAAGVGRVGLLGTAFTMEQDFYKGRLARQFGLNVIIPGPEDRETVHDVIYRELVRGEVRPESRARFRAVIDRLVADGAEAVILGCTEIMLLVQPEDSPVPLFDTTTIHAEEAVLRAFEQRQTP from the coding sequence GTGCAGCTCATAGGCATGATTGGGGGGCTGAGCTGGGAATCGTCGGCGGAGTACTACCGCATCATCAATCGCTTGGCACAGCAGAGGCTAGGCGGCGTTCACTCCGCCCGAACCCTGATGTACTCGTTTGACTTCGGCGAGATCGAGTCGCTCCAGCACATGGGCGACTGGCAGGCGGCAACGCGCCTGATGATCGATGCCGCCCAGCGCCTCGAGCGAGGCGGCGCCGACTTCCTGCTCATATGCTCCAACACGATGCACCGCATGGCCGACGACGTGGCGGCGGCCATCTCGATTCCGCTCCTCCACATCGCCGACCCCACCGCTGCTCGGATCAACGCGGCGGGGGTCGGTCGAGTCGGGCTCCTGGGAACGGCCTTCACGATGGAGCAGGACTTCTACAAGGGGCGCCTTGCTCGGCAGTTCGGTCTCAACGTCATTATCCCGGGACCGGAGGATCGCGAGACCGTTCACGACGTCATCTACCGGGAGCTCGTCCGCGGCGAGGTGCGACCCGAGTCGAGAGCGCGATTCAGGGCCGTGATCGACCGTCTCGTCGCCGATGGCGCCGAGGCCGTCATCTTGGGATGCACGGAGATCATGCTGCTCGTGCAGCCAGAGGACAGTCCGGTTCCACTGTTCGATACGACGACGATTCACGCCGAGGAGGCGGTGCTGCGGGCCTTTGAGCAGCGCCAGACACCCTGA